One stretch of bacterium DNA includes these proteins:
- a CDS encoding cytochrome c family protein: MESKWMKLSLAVFIILALSLSAALTLAEEQPAAAETKAPAYVGSSKCKMCHMGEKKGLMWEIWLESKHSKAMASLSAEKGEDKDPKCLKCHTTGYGAGGYGAEGMEEAMAAPEVWGAVGCESCHGPGSEYKSLKVMKDRDAAVKAGLWLPDEATCTKCHNEESPTFQGFNYEEMLAKIAHKLPAAPAEKGQ, encoded by the coding sequence ATGGAAAGCAAGTGGATGAAACTCTCGCTCGCGGTATTCATCATCCTGGCGTTGTCGCTCAGCGCCGCGCTGACGCTGGCCGAAGAACAGCCCGCCGCCGCGGAAACCAAAGCTCCCGCTTATGTCGGCAGCAGCAAGTGCAAGATGTGCCATATGGGCGAGAAGAAGGGCTTGATGTGGGAGATCTGGCTCGAGTCCAAACACTCCAAAGCGATGGCGTCACTCAGTGCCGAAAAAGGCGAAGACAAGGATCCCAAGTGCCTGAAGTGCCATACGACGGGCTATGGTGCGGGAGGCTATGGCGCGGAAGGAATGGAGGAGGCGATGGCCGCCCCCGAGGTCTGGGGCGCGGTGGGTTGCGAATCGTGTCATGGACCGGGCAGTGAGTACAAATCACTGAAGGTGATGAAAGATCGCGATGCCGCCGTCAAGGCCGGATTGTGGCTTCCCGATGAGGCAACCTGCACCAAGTGCCACAACGAAGAGTCCCCCACCTTCCAGGGATTCAACTACGAAGAGATGCTGGCGAAGATCGCTCACAAACTGCCGGCCGCTCCCGCCGAAAAAGGCCAGTAG
- the ccsA gene encoding cytochrome c biogenesis protein CcsA: MTPSLDVQLFWVAFAAYFFGWLAFTAWLAVRRSWLTTLGSVLFVLGFVPQTVAFVARWIITGHFPMSNMYEYLAVMSWMAVLSFGIITWRYRHWTISALISPIVVMLMVAASLLPKEPNLQLMPALQSYWLYIHVSLASIGAGAFAVAAAVSMLFLLVAKEKEDETNAFEPSLRGPFVAAVIIPVVLALVAAAGGLFVRFSQMSFFGSVSAGGGSALILLGIYLPLAGFVWAQIAHKESSAVRRYWSGVAFLSLFLGSLIGGWLLKSGRIAITPDSPLRIFEFFGLAFVVGGVLLFVLHAALGFGRIPWRLKLDGRLLDEVNYRAVTLGYPLYTLGALFAGAIWAEKAWGAFWSWDPKEVGALIIWLFYSAFLHARYQRGWSGTRTAVLSLIGFAMMMLSFFGNYFFGGLHSYG, from the coding sequence ATGACCCCATCGCTTGACGTTCAGCTATTCTGGGTTGCCTTCGCCGCTTACTTCTTCGGGTGGCTGGCGTTCACGGCTTGGTTGGCGGTTCGCCGTTCGTGGTTGACGACGCTCGGCTCGGTGCTCTTCGTCCTCGGTTTCGTGCCGCAGACGGTGGCTTTCGTCGCCCGCTGGATCATCACCGGCCACTTCCCGATGTCCAATATGTACGAATATCTGGCCGTGATGAGCTGGATGGCCGTACTCAGTTTCGGGATCATCACCTGGCGCTATCGCCACTGGACCATCAGCGCACTGATTTCCCCGATCGTGGTGATGCTGATGGTGGCGGCTTCGCTGCTTCCCAAAGAGCCGAACTTGCAGCTCATGCCCGCGTTGCAGAGTTACTGGCTCTATATCCACGTCTCGCTGGCTTCCATCGGCGCGGGAGCCTTTGCCGTGGCGGCCGCGGTCTCGATGTTGTTCCTGCTGGTCGCGAAAGAGAAGGAAGATGAGACGAACGCGTTTGAGCCTTCGCTGCGCGGACCCTTCGTCGCGGCGGTTATTATCCCGGTCGTGTTGGCACTCGTCGCTGCCGCAGGCGGTCTGTTCGTTCGTTTCTCGCAGATGAGCTTCTTCGGCTCGGTCTCGGCGGGCGGCGGCAGCGCGCTGATTCTGCTCGGCATCTATCTCCCGCTGGCCGGTTTCGTGTGGGCGCAAATAGCCCACAAGGAGAGTTCCGCCGTGCGTCGTTACTGGTCGGGCGTCGCGTTTTTGTCGTTGTTTCTGGGATCGCTGATCGGTGGATGGCTGCTCAAGTCGGGACGGATTGCAATTACTCCCGACAGCCCGCTGCGCATCTTCGAGTTTTTCGGCTTGGCCTTCGTGGTGGGCGGCGTTCTGCTTTTTGTTCTGCATGCCGCGTTGGGATTCGGCCGCATTCCGTGGCGGTTGAAACTGGATGGCCGGCTGCTTGACGAGGTGAACTATCGCGCCGTTACGCTCGGCTATCCGCTCTACACTTTGGGAGCCTTGTTTGCCGGTGCGATCTGGGCGGAGAAGGCGTGGGGAGCCTTCTGGAGCTGGGATCCGAAGGAAGTGGGCGCGCTTATCATCTGGCTTTTCTACAGCGCGTTTCTGCACGCGCGCTATCAGCGCGGCTGGTCGGGAACCCGCACGGCCGTGCTCTCGCTTATCGGCTTTGCCATGATGATGCTTTCTTTTTTCGGCAACTATTTTTTCGGCGGACTGCATTCGTATGGATAG
- a CDS encoding cytochrome c biogenesis protein ResB, which produces MNYTDYLSEPEATAPSAKKAGLWATLSSMRFAIWMLVLLGALSLVSLFIGELRGPQATPGVTNIGNALMTVFQMDDPFRSWWYRLLLGILCLSLFTCILERTPIVWRQWTKKPSADTSWLKNVRPGTVRIIRASREDLRRRLSGWSWRIKSDSLWVCERGRVGMWGPLFTHVGMLLIGIGALTGSFGGIRTRDGGFAGDVIRPPEANFAVRIDSFRVQYYPLQPGQWVLVNGEWIGKLEKQQSDGSWQVRRMTHPGDEGTLELAPATHIRNRFGSEMDRANIQRYVSYVTLLDHEEAVLRTAEIVVNSPLRHQGYRFYQSSYDPDRPRFQAAYDKIQLAVSDSLAGVFDTLTLISGEETAIPSDTLKVTAGRLLPHFKLGQTGAYSETAEFVNPAVQFTFRGPGGFEQSKWVFLRFPSHEAGPGRFNYRLATLAGERATEELMTVWEIKKTYGGWILWAGFILGTLGLFLCFYVTHRVLYVEWIGTNETKVTGLTRKTMHLYARQLDHLLEGLDKKVS; this is translated from the coding sequence ATGAATTACACGGATTATCTTAGCGAACCGGAAGCGACCGCCCCGAGCGCGAAGAAAGCGGGATTGTGGGCGACGCTGTCTTCCATGCGCTTCGCCATCTGGATGCTGGTTCTCCTCGGCGCGCTCTCGCTGGTTTCGCTTTTCATTGGGGAACTGCGCGGCCCACAGGCGACACCGGGCGTGACGAACATCGGCAATGCGCTGATGACGGTGTTCCAGATGGACGATCCGTTTCGGTCGTGGTGGTATCGCCTGCTATTGGGCATTCTGTGCCTGTCGCTGTTTACCTGTATTCTGGAACGCACGCCGATTGTCTGGCGGCAGTGGACGAAAAAACCCTCCGCCGATACGAGCTGGCTCAAGAACGTCCGGCCTGGCACCGTGCGGATTATTCGCGCGTCGCGCGAAGACCTTCGGCGTCGCTTGTCGGGATGGTCATGGCGAATCAAGAGTGATTCGCTGTGGGTTTGCGAGCGGGGCCGCGTCGGAATGTGGGGGCCGCTGTTCACGCACGTGGGCATGCTTCTCATCGGCATCGGCGCGCTGACGGGTTCGTTCGGCGGCATTCGCACGCGCGACGGTGGCTTCGCCGGTGATGTGATTCGTCCGCCCGAAGCGAATTTCGCCGTGCGGATTGACAGCTTCCGCGTTCAATACTATCCACTCCAGCCGGGCCAATGGGTTTTGGTGAACGGCGAGTGGATCGGCAAACTCGAAAAGCAGCAGTCCGACGGTTCATGGCAGGTGCGGCGGATGACGCATCCCGGCGACGAAGGGACGCTGGAGCTTGCGCCCGCGACTCACATCCGCAACCGGTTCGGCAGCGAGATGGATCGCGCGAACATCCAGCGCTACGTCAGCTACGTGACGCTTCTGGATCATGAAGAAGCCGTCTTGCGAACGGCGGAGATCGTGGTGAACAGCCCGCTTCGTCATCAGGGATACCGATTCTATCAGAGTTCCTACGATCCCGACCGTCCGCGCTTTCAAGCGGCCTATGACAAGATCCAGTTGGCGGTTTCCGATAGTTTGGCGGGTGTCTTCGATACACTCACTTTAATTTCGGGCGAAGAGACCGCGATCCCCAGCGACACGCTGAAGGTCACGGCCGGGCGCTTGCTGCCGCATTTCAAACTCGGACAGACGGGAGCCTACAGCGAAACGGCGGAGTTTGTCAATCCCGCCGTGCAGTTCACGTTCCGCGGCCCCGGCGGATTCGAGCAGAGCAAATGGGTGTTTCTGAGATTCCCGTCGCATGAGGCGGGGCCGGGGCGGTTCAACTACCGGCTGGCGACTCTCGCGGGCGAGCGCGCGACCGAAGAACTCATGACCGTCTGGGAAATCAAGAAGACATACGGCGGCTGGATTCTGTGGGCGGGCTTCATTCTCGGGACGCTTGGCCTGTTTCTTTGTTTCTATGTGACGCATCGTGTGTTGTACGTGGAGTGGATTGGCACAAACGAGACGAAGGTGACCGGCTTGACGCGCAAGACCATGCATCTCTACGCGCGGCAACTGGATCATCTCCTCGAAGGCTTGGACAAGAAGGTCTCCTGA